The following coding sequences lie in one Globicephala melas chromosome 15, mGloMel1.2, whole genome shotgun sequence genomic window:
- the ZNF853 gene encoding zinc finger protein 853 isoform X2: protein MEVGPATKTFVLELRCLEDGGSRPDTLSGGSGGSESQEEEEAQERSSSPPRPAVSAPRGAGATAEGAPPEQQELQPRQLEQQPELQQQPQQEQRQQLQPRDEGSGPQPNSQQQQQQQGGQERLPRPQPENPQPVRQEPLKPQPQLMQQQKQPQEQHMQEHQLSQQQQEQLRQQQDGQQQLPRQQQELQENPQSVHYEQRKPQPQRLQQQEQPQERQVQEQQLSQQQREQLQSQQLPPQQQLQQEQPQLQQQEQLQPQQEQLQLQQQQQLQLQQQQLQQQQQLQQQQLQLQQQEQLQQLQQQQLQQQRLLQQQQEQLQQQLLQQQQEQLQLLQQQQEQLQQQLLQQQQLQQQQLLQQQQEQLQQQQLQPRPLEPEEEEEEVELELMPVDLGSEQELERQRQELERQQEQRQLQLKLQEQLQQLEKQLEQQQQLEEQQEVQLELTPVELGAQPPELQLELTPVPSELQLELVPAAGGGGAAVPGTPAAVVVAPPGYVVLQELMVLPAVSAPSVVAIPGPAGSAALTPARQRRRRRARDRPTICGECGKGFSRSTDLVRHQATHTGERPHRCGECGKSFSQHSNLVTHQRIHTGEKPYACPYCAKRFSESSALVQHQRTHTGERPYACGDCGKRFSVSSNLLRHRRTHSGERPYVCEDCGERFRHKVQIRRHERQLHGAGRSRGLGLLRGARAAAGGAPRAEQAADKAP, encoded by the exons ATGGAGGTAGGGCCGGCAACCAAGACCTTCGTGCTCGAGCTGCGGTGTCTTGAAGATGGGGGCTCAAGGCCTGACACCCTCTcag GTGGCAGCGGTGGGAGTGAGAgtcaggaggaggaagaggctcAGGAGAGGAGCAGTAGCCCACCGCGGCCAGCAGTCTCAGCCCCGAGGGGGGCCGGTGCAACCGCTGAGGGAGCCCCGCCAGAACAGCAGGAGTTGCAACCCCGACAGTTAGAACAGCAGCCAGAGCTGCAGCAACAGCCACAGCAGGAGCAGCGGCAACAGCTGCAGCCACGAGACGAAGGGTCAGGACCTCAGCCAAACtcgcagcagcaacagcagcagcagggcGGGCAAGAGCGGCTGCCTCGACCACAGCCGGAAAACCCCCAACCTGTGCGACAGGAGCCCCTGAAGCCACAGCCGCAGCTGATGCAACAGCAgaagcagccacaggagcagcacATGCAAGAGCACCAGCTGTCACAGCAACAGCAGGAACAGCTCCGGCAGCAGCAAGATGGGCAGCAGCAGCTGCCTCGGCAGCAGCAGGAACTACAGGAAAATCCCCAATCTGTGCACTATGAGCAGCGGAAACCACAGCCGCAGCGGCTGCAACAGCAGGAACAACCACAGGAGCGGCAAGTGCAGGAACAGCAGCTGTCACAGCAACAGCGGGAACAGTTACAATCACAGCAGCTGCCACCGCAGCAGCAGTTACAGCAGGAACAGCcacagctgcagcagcaggaacAGTTACAGCCGCAGCAGGAACAGTtacagctgcagcagcagcaacagttaCAGCTGCAGCAGCAACAgttacagcagcagcagcagcttcagCAGCAGCAGTTacagctgcagcagcaggaacagttgcagcagctgcagcagcaacaGTTACAGCAGCAGCGGCTGTTGCAGCAGCAGCAAGAACAGTTAcagcagcagctgctgcagcagcagcaagagCAGTTGCAGCTATTGCAGCAGCAGCAAGAACAGTTAcagcagcagctgctgcagcAGCAACAgttacagcagcagcagctgctgcagcagcagcaagaaCAGTTGCaacagcagcagctgcagccccGGCCGCTGgagccagaggaggaggaggaagaggtggagcTGGAGCTCATGCCGGTGGACTTGGGGtcggagcaggagctggagcggCAGCGGCAGGAGCTGGAGCGGCAGCAGGAGCAGCGGCAGCTGCAGCTCAAACTGCAGGAGCAACTGCAGCAGCTGGAGAAGCAgctggagcagcagcagcagctggaggagCAGCAGGAGGTGCAGCTGGAGCTGACCCCGGTGGAGCTGGGGGCCCAGCCGCCGGAGCTGCAGCTGGAGCTGACCCCAGTGCCGTCGGAGCTGCAGCTGGAGCTGGTGCCCGCCGCGGGGGGCGGCGGTGCCGCCGTCCCGGGGACGCCCGCCGCGGTCGTGGTGGCGCCCCCGGGCTACGTGGTGCTGCAGGAGCTCATGGTGCTGCCGGCCGTGTCGGCGCCCTCGGTGGTGGCCATCCCGGGCCCGGCGGGCAGCGCGGCCCTGACGCCGGcccggcagcggcggcggcggcgcgcccGGGACCGGCCGACCATCTGCGGGGAGTGCGGCAAGGGCTTCAGCCGCAGCACGGACCTCGTGCGGCACCAGGCCACGCACACGGGCGAGCGGCCCCACCGCTGCGGCGAGTGCGGCAAGAGCTTCTCGCAGCACTCGAATTTGGTGACGCACCAGCGCATCCACACGGGCGAGAAGCCCTACGCGTGCCCGTACTGCGCCAAGCGCTTCAGCGAGAGCTCGGCGCTCGTGCAGCACCAGCGCACGCACACGGGCGAGCGGCCCTACGCCTGCGGCGACTGCGGCAAGCGCTTCAGCGTCTCGTCCAACCTGCTGCGCCACCGCCGCACGCACTCGGGCGAGCGGCCTTACGTGTGCGAGGACTGCGGCGAGCGCTTCCGCCACAAGGTGCAGATCCGCCGCCACGAGCGCCAGCTGCACGGCGCCGGCCGCTCCCGGGGCCTGGGTCTGCTCCGCGGCGCGCGCGCGGCCGCCGGCGGGGCCCCGCGCGCCGAGCAGGCTGCGGACAAGGCGCCGTGA
- the ZNF853 gene encoding zinc finger protein 853 isoform X1: protein MLYQRAPWDLRLTARMEVGPATKTFVLELRCLEDGGSRPDTLSGGSGGSESQEEEEAQERSSSPPRPAVSAPRGAGATAEGAPPEQQELQPRQLEQQPELQQQPQQEQRQQLQPRDEGSGPQPNSQQQQQQQGGQERLPRPQPENPQPVRQEPLKPQPQLMQQQKQPQEQHMQEHQLSQQQQEQLRQQQDGQQQLPRQQQELQENPQSVHYEQRKPQPQRLQQQEQPQERQVQEQQLSQQQREQLQSQQLPPQQQLQQEQPQLQQQEQLQPQQEQLQLQQQQQLQLQQQQLQQQQQLQQQQLQLQQQEQLQQLQQQQLQQQRLLQQQQEQLQQQLLQQQQEQLQLLQQQQEQLQQQLLQQQQLQQQQLLQQQQEQLQQQQLQPRPLEPEEEEEEVELELMPVDLGSEQELERQRQELERQQEQRQLQLKLQEQLQQLEKQLEQQQQLEEQQEVQLELTPVELGAQPPELQLELTPVPSELQLELVPAAGGGGAAVPGTPAAVVVAPPGYVVLQELMVLPAVSAPSVVAIPGPAGSAALTPARQRRRRRARDRPTICGECGKGFSRSTDLVRHQATHTGERPHRCGECGKSFSQHSNLVTHQRIHTGEKPYACPYCAKRFSESSALVQHQRTHTGERPYACGDCGKRFSVSSNLLRHRRTHSGERPYVCEDCGERFRHKVQIRRHERQLHGAGRSRGLGLLRGARAAAGGAPRAEQAADKAP, encoded by the exons ATGCTGTACCAG CGGGCTCCCTGGGATCTCCGTCTGACTGCCAGGATGGAGGTAGGGCCGGCAACCAAGACCTTCGTGCTCGAGCTGCGGTGTCTTGAAGATGGGGGCTCAAGGCCTGACACCCTCTcag GTGGCAGCGGTGGGAGTGAGAgtcaggaggaggaagaggctcAGGAGAGGAGCAGTAGCCCACCGCGGCCAGCAGTCTCAGCCCCGAGGGGGGCCGGTGCAACCGCTGAGGGAGCCCCGCCAGAACAGCAGGAGTTGCAACCCCGACAGTTAGAACAGCAGCCAGAGCTGCAGCAACAGCCACAGCAGGAGCAGCGGCAACAGCTGCAGCCACGAGACGAAGGGTCAGGACCTCAGCCAAACtcgcagcagcaacagcagcagcagggcGGGCAAGAGCGGCTGCCTCGACCACAGCCGGAAAACCCCCAACCTGTGCGACAGGAGCCCCTGAAGCCACAGCCGCAGCTGATGCAACAGCAgaagcagccacaggagcagcacATGCAAGAGCACCAGCTGTCACAGCAACAGCAGGAACAGCTCCGGCAGCAGCAAGATGGGCAGCAGCAGCTGCCTCGGCAGCAGCAGGAACTACAGGAAAATCCCCAATCTGTGCACTATGAGCAGCGGAAACCACAGCCGCAGCGGCTGCAACAGCAGGAACAACCACAGGAGCGGCAAGTGCAGGAACAGCAGCTGTCACAGCAACAGCGGGAACAGTTACAATCACAGCAGCTGCCACCGCAGCAGCAGTTACAGCAGGAACAGCcacagctgcagcagcaggaacAGTTACAGCCGCAGCAGGAACAGTtacagctgcagcagcagcaacagttaCAGCTGCAGCAGCAACAgttacagcagcagcagcagcttcagCAGCAGCAGTTacagctgcagcagcaggaacagttgcagcagctgcagcagcaacaGTTACAGCAGCAGCGGCTGTTGCAGCAGCAGCAAGAACAGTTAcagcagcagctgctgcagcagcagcaagagCAGTTGCAGCTATTGCAGCAGCAGCAAGAACAGTTAcagcagcagctgctgcagcAGCAACAgttacagcagcagcagctgctgcagcagcagcaagaaCAGTTGCaacagcagcagctgcagccccGGCCGCTGgagccagaggaggaggaggaagaggtggagcTGGAGCTCATGCCGGTGGACTTGGGGtcggagcaggagctggagcggCAGCGGCAGGAGCTGGAGCGGCAGCAGGAGCAGCGGCAGCTGCAGCTCAAACTGCAGGAGCAACTGCAGCAGCTGGAGAAGCAgctggagcagcagcagcagctggaggagCAGCAGGAGGTGCAGCTGGAGCTGACCCCGGTGGAGCTGGGGGCCCAGCCGCCGGAGCTGCAGCTGGAGCTGACCCCAGTGCCGTCGGAGCTGCAGCTGGAGCTGGTGCCCGCCGCGGGGGGCGGCGGTGCCGCCGTCCCGGGGACGCCCGCCGCGGTCGTGGTGGCGCCCCCGGGCTACGTGGTGCTGCAGGAGCTCATGGTGCTGCCGGCCGTGTCGGCGCCCTCGGTGGTGGCCATCCCGGGCCCGGCGGGCAGCGCGGCCCTGACGCCGGcccggcagcggcggcggcggcgcgcccGGGACCGGCCGACCATCTGCGGGGAGTGCGGCAAGGGCTTCAGCCGCAGCACGGACCTCGTGCGGCACCAGGCCACGCACACGGGCGAGCGGCCCCACCGCTGCGGCGAGTGCGGCAAGAGCTTCTCGCAGCACTCGAATTTGGTGACGCACCAGCGCATCCACACGGGCGAGAAGCCCTACGCGTGCCCGTACTGCGCCAAGCGCTTCAGCGAGAGCTCGGCGCTCGTGCAGCACCAGCGCACGCACACGGGCGAGCGGCCCTACGCCTGCGGCGACTGCGGCAAGCGCTTCAGCGTCTCGTCCAACCTGCTGCGCCACCGCCGCACGCACTCGGGCGAGCGGCCTTACGTGTGCGAGGACTGCGGCGAGCGCTTCCGCCACAAGGTGCAGATCCGCCGCCACGAGCGCCAGCTGCACGGCGCCGGCCGCTCCCGGGGCCTGGGTCTGCTCCGCGGCGCGCGCGCGGCCGCCGGCGGGGCCCCGCGCGCCGAGCAGGCTGCGGACAAGGCGCCGTGA